The Emcibacteraceae bacterium genome contains a region encoding:
- a CDS encoding pyruvate, water dikinase regulatory protein, giving the protein MSKVHLHLVSDSTGDTLEQVAKASLVQFPKIEPIKHYWPMIRTARHMERLIAEIEENPGIVMFTLVDHEIEKVLVDACKNHKWPYISVLQGIIRELGHHLGQTPTERPGLQHQMDDVYFERIDAIQYTLAHDDGQITGNLMDADIILVGVSRTSKTPTCIYLANRGYKAANIPIVPGLPIPPELEQCKDKFIVGLVNSVDRLVQIRKNRLLMLQEDKTTDYVDEELVKEEVKEARRLFSKMGWPTVDVTRRSIEETSVAIINLKNKYDEEKAACQKKK; this is encoded by the coding sequence ATGTCAAAAGTACACCTTCATCTCGTTTCCGATTCAACGGGTGATACCCTGGAACAGGTTGCAAAAGCCTCCCTTGTACAGTTTCCAAAGATAGAGCCCATTAAACATTACTGGCCGATGATCAGAACGGCAAGACATATGGAACGTCTGATTGCGGAAATTGAAGAAAATCCGGGTATCGTTATGTTCACCCTGGTCGATCATGAAATTGAAAAAGTTCTCGTTGATGCCTGTAAAAACCATAAATGGCCTTATATATCTGTTCTTCAGGGTATAATTCGGGAATTGGGTCATCATCTTGGCCAGACACCTACCGAGCGACCAGGACTTCAGCATCAGATGGATGATGTCTATTTTGAGCGTATTGATGCCATTCAATATACATTGGCACATGATGACGGGCAGATAACAGGGAATTTAATGGACGCGGATATTATTCTGGTCGGGGTATCGCGGACATCAAAAACCCCAACCTGTATTTATCTGGCAAACCGTGGTTATAAGGCGGCTAATATTCCAATTGTGCCCGGGCTTCCAATTCCGCCTGAGCTTGAACAGTGTAAAGACAAATTTATTGTCGGGCTTGTTAATAGCGTAGACCGTCTGGTACAGATTAGAAAAAACCGGCTATTGATGTTACAGGAAGATAAAACCACCGATTATGTAGATGAAGAGCTTGTCAAAGAGGAAGTAAAGGAAGCCCGCAGGCTTTTTAGCAAGATGGGCTGGCCCACTGTTGATGTAACAAGACGGTCTATTGAGGAAACGTCGGTGGCCATCATAAATCTCAAAAATAAATATGATGAAGAAAAAGCAGCGTGTCAGAAAAAGAAATAA
- a CDS encoding shikimate dehydrogenase, with product MSEKEIKIAGVVGDPISHSLSPKLHGYWLKKYGIKGDYAAFHVAANELADFIGRLKKNNISGVNITLPHKEAVLKLVDKVDDVAAKIGAVNTVYFDNDGKLIGTNTDGYGFLTHLKQSVEGWDSNKGPIVIIGAGGAARAVLVSLLDDGAPEIRITNRTLSRAEALATEISDERIKVTPWEEREMALKGTTLLVNVTTLGMTGQPALDLPLDQLPKQAVVYDIVYNPLETSLLKKARERGNITVDGLGMLLHQAVPGFQAWFGIRPEVDDGLKQFLLKAIS from the coding sequence GTGTCAGAAAAAGAAATAAAAATAGCCGGGGTTGTTGGTGATCCCATTTCCCATAGCCTATCACCAAAACTTCATGGATACTGGCTTAAAAAATATGGGATCAAAGGGGATTATGCCGCTTTTCATGTTGCAGCAAACGAGCTTGCGGATTTTATCGGCCGATTGAAGAAAAATAACATAAGTGGGGTTAATATTACGCTGCCTCATAAGGAAGCTGTACTTAAACTTGTCGATAAAGTTGATGATGTTGCTGCAAAAATTGGGGCTGTTAATACGGTTTATTTTGATAATGACGGTAAATTGATCGGCACTAATACGGATGGATATGGTTTTTTGACCCATTTGAAACAATCGGTAGAAGGATGGGATTCAAATAAAGGACCAATTGTAATTATCGGAGCTGGCGGTGCGGCCAGGGCTGTTCTTGTAAGCCTGCTTGATGACGGCGCACCTGAAATACGCATAACCAACAGAACATTGTCCCGGGCAGAAGCGCTGGCAACGGAAATTAGTGATGAAAGAATTAAGGTTACTCCATGGGAAGAACGCGAAATGGCCTTAAAAGGCACGACTTTGCTGGTTAATGTCACCACGTTGGGGATGACTGGGCAACCAGCGCTTGATTTACCGCTTGACCAGTTACCAAAACAGGCGGTGGTTTATGACATTGTGTATAATCCGTTGGAGACATCTCTTTTAAAAAAAGCGCGTGAGCGGGGCAATATCACAGTAGATGGCCTTGGCATGCTTCTTCATCAGGCCGTGCCCGGCTTTCAGGCATGGTTTGGAATTCGGCCGGAAGTGGATGATGGGCTTAAACAATTTTTGTTAAAGGCAATTTCATGA
- a CDS encoding Tim44/TimA family putative adaptor protein codes for MDDNIFLIIMAFVAGFIILQLRRTLGRRDGYDGKDERSSDHSIVEKGPSKRKLAENVVPMKGGIKQKDPAQEQSVPAKDLGVAKSSPFYNALEKINSYDRNFTLPYFIDGAEYAYGMILNAFWEGDIKTLRTFLSRDVFKEFEDAIKALKNEGHRFENSLKDIEKIELVDASIEGTMAELTLRYESHMSIAKKDADGNIIDGDPEKIIPVVDIWTFCRDVKRGDPNWTLVSTSDE; via the coding sequence ATGGACGATAATATATTTTTAATTATCATGGCTTTTGTTGCAGGGTTCATCATTTTGCAACTGCGGCGCACATTGGGACGTCGTGATGGCTATGACGGTAAAGATGAAAGATCCTCTGATCATTCAATAGTTGAAAAAGGCCCTTCTAAAAGAAAGTTGGCCGAGAATGTCGTGCCGATGAAGGGCGGGATTAAGCAAAAAGACCCGGCTCAGGAACAATCGGTTCCTGCAAAAGATCTCGGTGTTGCCAAGTCGTCTCCTTTTTATAATGCACTTGAAAAAATAAATTCATATGACAGGAATTTTACTCTGCCCTATTTTATTGATGGCGCAGAATATGCCTATGGCATGATACTTAATGCTTTCTGGGAAGGCGACATCAAAACATTAAGAACATTTTTAAGCCGGGATGTTTTTAAAGAATTTGAAGACGCCATTAAAGCCTTGAAAAATGAAGGGCATCGGTTTGAAAATTCATTAAAAGATATTGAAAAAATTGAATTGGTGGATGCGAGCATTGAAGGCACAATGGCAGAGCTTACACTTCGTTATGAAAGCCATATGTCTATTGCAAAAAAAGATGCGGACGGCAATATTATTGACGGCGACCCTGAAAAAATTATTCCTGTCGTCGATATATGGACATTCTGCCGCGATGTGAAGCGCGGTGATCCAAACTGGACACTGGTTTCAACCAGCGATGAATAG
- a CDS encoding MltA domain-containing protein — MTIRNISAIFLLFGIFLTALYLLIIPEEKHEPVNFETISFQDLDGWQEDDLGKALEAFQISCGRLLDFPDERSFGAFGSALDWKSICRASLEIDPVAARRFFENRFTALKFTLEAPGLFTGYYAPLYKGSRVKSDKFSAPLYMVPEDLQNIDLGDFDESLKGRSIIGEVRENKFVPYKDREAIDRGALENKGLELVWLEKPEESFFLQIQGSGFIELEDGEIFHVGYAERNGRPYRAIGRFLIDSGDIAREDMSLQAIRRWMDENPEKSKQLMWKNPSYVFFRKRDGDKPVGSLGVGLTPGRSLAVDRSYIPLGVPLWLQTYQEMSSDEGKIIKIPDLNRLVVAQDTGGAIKGKIRGDVYWGIGDLAELKAGPMKDMGTYYILVPKSLVPSLLEGSTGDPL; from the coding sequence GTGACGATAAGAAATATTTCGGCTATTTTCCTGCTGTTTGGAATATTTCTCACCGCCCTTTACTTATTGATCATACCCGAAGAAAAGCATGAACCGGTAAATTTTGAAACGATCAGTTTTCAAGATCTTGATGGATGGCAAGAGGATGACCTGGGCAAAGCACTTGAAGCGTTTCAAATTTCGTGCGGGCGATTGCTTGACTTCCCCGATGAGCGCTCGTTTGGCGCGTTTGGTTCGGCCCTTGACTGGAAAAGCATTTGCCGGGCTTCTCTTGAAATTGACCCTGTAGCGGCCAGAAGATTTTTTGAGAACCGATTTACGGCACTTAAATTTACCCTTGAAGCACCGGGGCTTTTTACAGGCTATTATGCACCACTCTATAAAGGGTCAAGGGTGAAAAGTGATAAGTTTAGCGCGCCACTTTATATGGTGCCCGAAGATCTGCAGAATATTGATCTTGGCGATTTTGATGAAAGTCTTAAAGGCAGATCCATAATTGGTGAGGTTCGTGAGAATAAATTTGTCCCCTATAAAGACCGAGAAGCAATTGACCGCGGCGCCCTTGAGAATAAGGGGTTGGAGCTGGTCTGGCTTGAAAAACCGGAAGAAAGCTTTTTTCTTCAAATTCAGGGATCGGGATTTATTGAGCTTGAAGATGGGGAAATTTTTCATGTGGGATATGCCGAAAGAAATGGCCGTCCATACCGTGCCATTGGCAGATTTCTGATTGATAGTGGTGATATTGCCAGAGAGGATATGTCACTGCAGGCAATAAGGCGGTGGATGGATGAAAACCCTGAGAAATCGAAGCAGCTTATGTGGAAAAATCCTTCATACGTATTTTTCAGAAAAAGGGATGGCGACAAACCCGTCGGCAGCCTTGGTGTAGGTTTAACCCCGGGTCGTTCACTCGCAGTTGACAGAAGTTATATTCCGCTTGGTGTTCCTCTATGGCTTCAAACCTATCAGGAAATGTCATCGGATGAAGGTAAGATTATCAAAATACCGGATTTGAATAGGCTGGTGGTTGCTCAGGATACCGGAGGAGCGATCAAGGGTAAAATCCGTGGTGATGTCTATTGGGGGATTGGAGATTTGGCGGAATTAAAGGCGGGACCCATGAAAGATATGGGAACATATTATATTCTGGTTCCCAAGTCTCTTGTTCCTTCTCTCCTGGAAGGGAGTACTGGTGATCCGTTATGA
- a CDS encoding HlyC/CorC family transporter, whose amino-acid sequence MEIELILALVVIIFLIIFSGFFSGSETSLTATPASNMHKMSKEGNEKAALVEKLISDPESLIGAILLGNNLVNILASALATYFFIELFGQIGVVYATFIMTAIVLIFAEVMPKTYAISNPERVALKVAPFVNIIVIIFAPIVRLIQLIARRTLRLLGVKAERNQKVLSPQDEIRGAIDLQAHEGGIIKEHKDMLAGILDLDEISLEDVMVHRKNVETINVQDNIDDIIKQIVSSPHTRLPMWENDQDNIIGVVHAKDVLRITRQNNGELNHQTLREIAQDPWFVPETTSLRDQLKMFLARKAHFAVVVDEYGALMGVITLEDILEEIVGEIKDEHDKLNSDIRILKSGVIVAEGTTPIRDLNRQFNWKLSDEDAITIAGYIIDQAEIIPLPGQIYEKDGFKFEILKRKRNQITQIKIHPPVQE is encoded by the coding sequence ATGGAAATAGAACTTATTCTTGCACTGGTCGTTATTATATTTTTGATAATATTCTCAGGTTTTTTCTCAGGCTCTGAAACCTCCCTTACGGCCACGCCTGCCTCCAACATGCATAAAATGTCAAAAGAGGGTAATGAAAAAGCCGCCCTTGTTGAAAAACTAATTTCTGATCCGGAAAGTCTGATCGGCGCTATTCTGCTCGGCAATAATCTGGTGAATATTCTTGCATCAGCATTGGCCACCTATTTCTTCATCGAACTATTTGGCCAGATTGGCGTCGTTTACGCCACATTTATAATGACCGCAATTGTTCTGATCTTTGCAGAAGTCATGCCTAAAACATATGCTATTTCAAACCCTGAAAGAGTGGCTCTCAAGGTAGCGCCTTTTGTAAATATCATCGTCATAATTTTTGCGCCAATTGTACGCCTCATACAGCTGATTGCACGGCGTACTTTAAGGTTGCTTGGTGTAAAGGCAGAAAGAAATCAGAAAGTTCTTAGTCCGCAGGATGAAATCCGCGGCGCAATTGATTTACAGGCCCATGAGGGCGGCATCATCAAAGAGCATAAGGATATGCTTGCCGGCATTCTGGATTTGGATGAAATAAGTCTGGAAGATGTAATGGTCCATCGTAAAAATGTAGAAACCATTAATGTCCAGGATAATATTGACGACATCATTAAGCAGATCGTGTCAAGTCCACATACTCGGCTTCCAATGTGGGAAAATGATCAGGATAATATTATTGGCGTTGTCCATGCAAAAGATGTCCTGCGAATCACCCGTCAGAATAACGGCGAACTTAATCATCAGACTCTAAGGGAAATAGCGCAAGACCCATGGTTTGTGCCGGAGACCACAAGCCTTAGAGACCAGCTTAAAATGTTCCTTGCCAGAAAAGCTCATTTTGCTGTTGTGGTGGATGAATATGGTGCTTTAATGGGCGTAATCACACTTGAAGATATTCTTGAGGAAATTGTTGGCGAAATAAAAGACGAGCACGATAAATTAAACAGTGATATCAGAATTCTTAAATCAGGGGTCATAGTTGCCGAAGGCACCACACCGATTAGAGATCTTAACCGCCAGTTTAACTGGAAATTAAGCGATGAGGATGCGATTACCATTGCTGGCTATATAATTGATCAGGCAGAGATTATTCCACTTCCTGGTCAGATTTATGAAAAAGACGGCTTCAAATTCGAAATTTTAAAACGCAAAAGAAACCAGATTACGCAGATTAAAATTCACCCGCCCGTCCAAGAATAA
- a CDS encoding Smr/MutS family protein encodes MSRRDLTKDEKRLWQIYTRDVTPTGSEKPVISEADAADRYNIKLPAKKVFKENRTPSVSNFESLKNKDSNWGKKLKQGKVRPDAKIDLHGLTCVEAHERLLRYLERAQKNNKRVVLVITGKGGPKNKAYEEIRYNDFENSHGVLRREVPMWLSGGAMRHMIISFQEARQADGGNGALYVVLKRKS; translated from the coding sequence ATGAGCAGACGCGATCTGACCAAGGATGAAAAGAGGCTTTGGCAGATATATACGCGTGATGTAACACCAACAGGCTCAGAAAAACCCGTTATTTCAGAGGCAGACGCGGCGGACCGGTATAATATCAAGCTTCCCGCGAAAAAGGTCTTTAAAGAAAATCGCACCCCATCGGTTTCTAATTTTGAAAGTCTAAAAAATAAAGACAGCAATTGGGGGAAAAAATTAAAGCAGGGAAAAGTCAGGCCGGACGCAAAAATAGATCTCCATGGATTAACCTGTGTTGAAGCGCATGAGAGGCTGCTTCGTTATCTAGAAAGGGCACAGAAGAATAACAAAAGGGTTGTTTTGGTTATAACAGGTAAGGGTGGCCCCAAAAATAAAGCATATGAAGAAATCCGCTATAATGATTTCGAGAACAGCCATGGCGTGCTAAGAAGGGAAGTTCCAATGTGGCTTTCAGGCGGTGCAATGCGACATATGATAATTTCCTTTCAGGAAGCCCGGCAAGCAGACGGCGGCAACGGTGCCTTATATGTTGTATTGAAGAGGAAATCATGA
- the coaE gene encoding dephospho-CoA kinase (Dephospho-CoA kinase (CoaE) performs the final step in coenzyme A biosynthesis.), with product MKIIGLTGSIGMGKSETAKIFAELGIPVFDSDAAVHDLLGPDGNAVEAVEEKFPGVKIGNYIDRKRLGDKVFGDDAALKNLENILHPLVIRKRQAFLENAHSDIVVFDIPLLFEKNYQDQCNFVVVVSAPPDIQKERVLKRPGMSEKRFLEISAKQMPDVEKRKRADFIVQTDKGLAYAKKQVTEIIEKIRKFNA from the coding sequence ATGAAAATTATTGGTCTGACCGGATCAATTGGAATGGGTAAATCGGAAACGGCAAAAATTTTTGCTGAACTGGGTATCCCTGTTTTTGATAGTGATGCTGCAGTGCATGATTTGCTTGGTCCGGACGGAAATGCGGTGGAAGCGGTGGAAGAAAAATTCCCCGGCGTTAAGATCGGTAATTACATTGACAGAAAGCGTTTGGGGGATAAGGTATTTGGCGATGACGCTGCGCTCAAAAATCTGGAAAATATTTTACATCCTTTGGTGATAAGAAAGAGACAGGCATTTCTGGAAAATGCGCATTCAGACATTGTTGTTTTTGATATTCCGCTGCTTTTTGAAAAAAATTATCAGGATCAATGTAATTTTGTTGTTGTTGTTAGTGCGCCGCCGGATATACAGAAAGAAAGGGTTCTGAAGCGCCCCGGAATGAGCGAAAAACGGTTTCTTGAAATTAGTGCGAAGCAAATGCCGGACGTGGAGAAAAGAAAGCGGGCTGATTTTATTGTTCAAACAGATAAAGGATTGGCCTATGCTAAAAAGCAGGTAACGGAAATTATAGAGAAAATCAGGAAGTTCAATGCGTGA
- the secB gene encoding protein-export chaperone SecB, whose protein sequence is MSETNEKNEVSNEGNSEEIQISILGQYIKDLSFENPTPAQTIQKLATEKPSMNINVNLNAQQLAEEIYEVDLKITATAKSGEETAFVAELLYSGLFGIKNLPEDQLQGFLMVEAPRQIFPYARRILSDVTRDGGFPPLMLEPIDFAGLYHQQLQQAAAKKGKKSEDDVVVN, encoded by the coding sequence ATGTCAGAGACTAATGAAAAAAACGAAGTTTCCAATGAAGGAAATTCTGAAGAAATTCAAATCAGTATTTTGGGCCAATATATAAAGGATCTTTCATTTGAAAACCCGACACCGGCACAAACCATTCAGAAGCTTGCAACAGAAAAGCCATCTATGAATATAAATGTAAATCTCAATGCTCAACAGCTCGCTGAAGAGATTTATGAAGTAGATCTGAAAATCACCGCAACAGCCAAATCGGGTGAAGAAACAGCATTTGTTGCAGAACTTCTCTATTCCGGTCTATTCGGTATCAAAAATCTACCTGAGGATCAACTTCAGGGATTTTTAATGGTTGAGGCGCCACGTCAGATATTCCCCTATGCCCGTCGCATACTCTCTGATGTAACCCGTGATGGTGGCTTCCCGCCTCTTATGCTTGAGCCGATTGATTTTGCAGGGCTATATCATCAACAACTGCAGCAAGCTGCGGCGAAAAAAGGTAAAAAAAGCGAAGACGACGTAGTTGTAAACTAA
- the aroB gene encoding 3-dehydroquinate synthase, whose product MIQKTTVDLGSRSYDILIGENIIDAAADHIRPHLKRAKTVIITDENVAHHQLARLEAGLEKGGIEYDNIILPAGEATKSFDHLESLLNKLLSMRLERSDTIIAFGGGVIGDLVGFAASVYLRGINFIQIPTTLLAQVDSSVGGKTGINSKYGKNLVGAFHQPRLVLIDVTTLETLEKRHVIAGYAEIVKYGLINDPDFYNWLEKNGPSLIDGEETNMRALRREAIKKSCEAKAAIVSMDEKESGARALLNLGHTFGHALEAENGYNDTLYHGEAVAMGMILAFQLSERMGLCSSGDVERVKKHFADISAQSISSFDFNVDNLLKHMQGDKKMSGGKLTFVLVSGIGKAFLTNEVNMDSVKSLLKDALKG is encoded by the coding sequence ATGATACAAAAAACAACAGTTGATCTGGGATCAAGAAGCTACGACATACTGATTGGTGAAAATATAATTGATGCGGCGGCTGACCATATCAGGCCACATTTAAAACGAGCCAAAACAGTCATTATAACAGACGAGAATGTTGCTCATCATCAGCTCGCCCGACTGGAGGCCGGCCTTGAAAAAGGCGGGATTGAGTATGATAATATAATATTGCCTGCCGGAGAAGCGACGAAATCCTTTGATCATCTTGAATCTTTACTGAATAAATTACTGTCAATGAGGCTGGAACGCAGTGATACGATCATCGCCTTTGGCGGCGGTGTCATTGGCGATCTGGTGGGTTTTGCTGCCAGCGTTTACCTTCGGGGCATTAATTTTATCCAGATCCCCACCACTTTACTGGCACAGGTTGACAGTTCAGTAGGCGGGAAAACAGGTATTAACAGCAAATATGGTAAAAATTTAGTCGGGGCATTTCATCAGCCCCGGCTTGTACTGATTGATGTGACGACACTTGAAACACTTGAAAAGCGCCATGTCATTGCCGGTTATGCAGAAATAGTAAAATACGGGCTTATTAATGATCCGGACTTTTATAACTGGCTGGAAAAGAACGGACCATCATTAATTGACGGTGAAGAGACGAACATGCGCGCACTGCGCCGTGAAGCCATAAAAAAAAGCTGCGAGGCAAAGGCCGCAATAGTAAGTATGGATGAAAAGGAAAGTGGGGCACGAGCCCTATTAAACCTGGGACATACATTTGGCCATGCGCTAGAAGCTGAAAACGGATATAATGACACCCTTTACCACGGTGAAGCTGTTGCAATGGGTATGATTTTGGCCTTTCAGTTATCTGAACGGATGGGATTATGTTCATCTGGTGATGTAGAACGCGTAAAAAAACACTTTGCTGATATTTCCGCACAGTCAATTTCATCTTTTGATTTTAATGTTGATAATCTGCTTAAACATATGCAGGGCGATAAAAAAATGTCTGGCGGAAAGCTTACTTTTGTGCTTGTCTCCGGGATAGGTAAAGCTTTTCTTACAAATGAAGTGAATATGGATAGTGTAAAATCTTTATTGAAGGATGCATTAAAAGGATAA
- a CDS encoding helix-turn-helix transcriptional regulator, giving the protein MTPFGEKVRELRKERGISQKQMAKKLAISPAYLSALEHGHRGRPSWRLIQQIISFFNIIWDEAEELENLARLSHPRTVVDTSGLSARATELVNLLNQDIRELSDEKIEKMLEIIKERT; this is encoded by the coding sequence ATGACTCCATTTGGTGAAAAAGTTCGTGAACTCAGGAAAGAGAGAGGCATCAGTCAAAAACAAATGGCTAAAAAGCTTGCAATCAGTCCGGCCTATTTGTCAGCACTGGAGCATGGCCATCGGGGGAGACCATCCTGGCGTCTCATTCAGCAGATTATCAGTTTTTTTAACATCATATGGGACGAAGCGGAAGAACTTGAGAATCTGGCAAGATTATCTCATCCAAGGACAGTCGTGGACACTTCAGGGCTTAGTGCAAGGGCAACCGAGCTCGTTAATCTTCTAAACCAGGATATCCGAGAATTGAGCGACGAAAAAATTGAAAAAATGCTCGAAATCATAAAAGAAAGAACCTGA
- a CDS encoding shikimate kinase has product MNNIKRKRKNSLAPRLRYPLRKSISLVGLMGSGKTTIGVRLARRLHLKFVDSDHEIEKAAGHTVSEIFEKFGEEDFRKGERRVINRLINEDKKIVLGTGGGAFIDKKTRSRLLKQTIVIWLKVDVDLLVERTSKRDTRPLLKTGDPKEILQKLTKERYPIYEEAHLIIESGQGPHDKVVNDIIWKLNKFLAIEKKKYQKRMGTNKQSPNNKASVTGKENDTKNNS; this is encoded by the coding sequence ATGAATAACATAAAAAGAAAAAGAAAAAACAGCCTTGCTCCGCGATTGAGATATCCTCTGCGAAAGAGTATATCGCTGGTTGGACTTATGGGAAGCGGAAAGACGACAATCGGCGTTCGCCTTGCACGACGGTTACATCTAAAATTTGTCGACAGCGATCACGAAATTGAAAAAGCTGCAGGTCACACAGTGAGCGAGATTTTTGAGAAATTCGGGGAAGAGGATTTCAGAAAAGGAGAGCGTCGGGTCATAAACCGGCTAATTAATGAGGATAAAAAGATTGTTCTTGGCACTGGTGGCGGCGCTTTTATAGACAAAAAAACAAGAAGCAGATTATTAAAGCAGACAATCGTGATATGGCTTAAAGTTGATGTCGATCTTCTGGTTGAAAGGACGTCGAAACGGGACACACGGCCATTATTAAAAACTGGTGACCCAAAAGAAATTCTTCAGAAATTGACCAAGGAAAGATATCCTATATATGAAGAAGCACATTTAATTATTGAAAGTGGGCAGGGTCCCCATGATAAAGTTGTCAATGATATAATATGGAAGCTTAATAAATTTCTGGCTATTGAGAAAAAGAAATATCAAAAACGCATGGGAACCAATAAGCAATCCCCAAATAATAAGGCCAGTGTTACAGGCAAAGAGAATGATACAAAAAACAACAGTTGA
- a CDS encoding FxsA family protein has protein sequence MPLLFLVAIIAVPYLEFLVFVEVANEIGGVTALALTILTAMLGIFIIRQEGIEVLKNLKNTVDRGESPVSELIHGFFLAIAGFFFLLPGFITDTIAVLLAIAPVRAMLGKMLINAGHHSYQNRPRSSFRGGIIIDGEFEETDENAPESKKIEKENKDNDTSV, from the coding sequence ATGCCCTTATTATTTTTAGTCGCTATTATCGCCGTTCCATATCTTGAATTCCTTGTTTTTGTTGAGGTAGCGAATGAAATCGGCGGCGTAACAGCACTGGCATTAACGATCCTGACAGCCATGCTCGGCATTTTTATAATCCGCCAGGAAGGGATCGAGGTTCTGAAAAATCTGAAGAATACGGTCGATCGCGGTGAAAGCCCTGTTTCCGAACTTATTCATGGGTTTTTTCTGGCAATAGCAGGATTTTTCTTTTTACTGCCTGGTTTTATAACAGATACTATAGCTGTACTTCTTGCCATTGCCCCGGTTCGTGCAATGCTAGGAAAAATGCTCATTAATGCCGGGCACCATTCCTATCAAAATCGTCCGCGGTCATCGTTTCGCGGCGGGATTATAATTGATGGTGAATTCGAAGAAACGGATGAAAACGCCCCCGAAAGCAAAAAAATTGAAAAAGAAAATAAGGATAATGATACTTCCGTTTAA
- the dnaQ gene encoding DNA polymerase III subunit epsilon codes for MREVVFDTETTGFDPFNGDRIVEIGCVVVDDYIPTGEVYHVYINPERDMPAAAEQVHGLSAEFLKNHPTFSEIAGDFRDFCGDMNLVAHNAEFDMKFINWEMENLGFSPYPASRSVDTLAISRRKFPGANNTLDALCKRFSIDNSNRVKHGALLDAELLAEVYLELMGGRQTGLGLVQNDKKPEVQSGDTIIKRPFREPRPHSASDLELERHKDFIRKIENSLW; via the coding sequence ATGCGTGAAGTTGTATTTGATACCGAAACCACAGGGTTTGACCCTTTTAACGGCGACCGGATTGTTGAAATTGGTTGTGTTGTTGTGGATGACTATATTCCGACCGGTGAAGTTTATCATGTCTATATAAATCCTGAACGTGATATGCCCGCCGCAGCTGAACAGGTTCATGGCCTGAGTGCAGAGTTTTTAAAAAACCATCCGACATTCAGTGAAATTGCAGGAGATTTCAGGGATTTTTGTGGTGATATGAATTTGGTGGCCCATAATGCGGAATTTGATATGAAGTTTATCAATTGGGAAATGGAAAATCTCGGCTTTTCGCCTTATCCGGCAAGCCGCTCCGTAGATACTCTTGCTATTTCCAGACGTAAATTTCCAGGCGCCAACAATACACTGGATGCACTTTGTAAAAGATTTTCCATAGATAACTCAAACCGTGTAAAACACGGGGCCCTACTCGATGCAGAACTGCTCGCAGAAGTTTATCTTGAACTAATGGGCGGGCGGCAAACCGGCCTTGGGCTAGTTCAGAACGATAAGAAACCGGAAGTTCAGTCAGGCGACACTATAATAAAACGCCCATTCCGGGAGCCACGACCCCACAGTGCCAGCGATCTGGAACTGGAGAGACATAAGGATTTTATCAGGAAAATAGAAAATTCGCTCTGGTAG